AGCGGCATCCCTTGCTTTGTTGCAGCGCTACATAtagttagcagtagcgttggtccgGGCAGCGCTACTGATACAACAACTTAGCTGTAGTGCGTTAGTAGGCTTTCTCCTAGTAGTACGATTTTGCGGTGTCGCCGAGTTGATCTTTCGAACGAGCATGATGCTCGGATCCTCCACCACCTTCGTCTCCGGCAGGTTCTCCTCCGAGTCCATGCGTCTGCGGCGCAAGGGAAGAAGAGAGTGGGCGAAGAAAAAACGGGAATTGGATGGAGAGAGTTGGGATAGAAAAAGAGAGTGATGGATTTTGCCACGAAAACAATGCAACCAGTTACAAAAGCGCAGGTTTGGCCTTCATTTTGGGCTCGGATCCTACATGACTCGTATCCGGTTTGTGGAAATTTGTGATCTGAACTGCTACGGGAACTGACGGGATTAGATCAGCGCTGGATGGTTTATGGGGTCCAAACACCGGCCTGTTTGAGGGTCGGAGCAGAGCAGTCGCAAAATTTCGGTAAAGAAACGGTCAAGGTAAATGCAACATGCATGCCTTGGAACGGAAGCATAATAAACGCGTTGTTCTCTCCCGATCGATCAGCTGGAAAAGTAAGAAATCCCACCATTTTTTCTTCAAGGGCGGGCGTGTTTGTGGGCAGGAGCGAGCACCGGCGCCGTAGCACGTCCGTGCAATCAACCGCCCTACGACGTGTCTCCATTAGCTGCCGTAAGTGCTCCAGGACGGGACGATCGCATATATACATCCACCCAAGCCATGTCCAGGCTGACTCGACATCGCCATGGCATCGACGAGAGCGCGGCGGAGCGACGGCCGGCAGTTCGGGGTGGGCGGCCGGTGGCGGCGCGTGGCGGTGGTCGACACGGGGTGTCGGTGCCGCCCGCGCCGCCAGAGGCTGGCGTCCTTCCTCTGGCCGTCCACGAAGCCGCCGGTGACGAGGAGCAGCAGCAGCTCCCATCCGTCATCCTTGTTCccctcctccgcctccaccgctTCCTCGGCCTCCGCCCGCGTCTACAAGCACCAGCAGGAGCCCTACGGGGCGACGGCaaaggcgtcgccgccggttgcgaCGAAGAAGGTGGGCAGCAACCCGGCGAAAAAGAGGCGCGAGAAGATGGCAGCAgcggcggccgaggaggaggaggttggggtggcggtggagaaggagtcgtcggacCCGCGCGGCGACTTCCGTGACAGCATGGTGCGGATGGTGGTGGAGATGGGGCTCTGCGACTCGGACGGCCTCCGCTCCATGCTTCGCCGCCTGCTCGCCCTCAACGCGCCGCCACACCACGCCACCATCCTCGCCGCCTTCGCCGAGGTCTGCGCCCAGCTCGCCTCGGAGTcttcagcgccgccgcctccggcgtATCAATACACGAGTGACGAGTGACCATTCGTCGGCTCGGCAAGCCGGCCGGCCAGGTCGTCTGCTCTGCTCGTGTTTCTGTTCTGTGTGGTCTCAAGATCCTGGCACCACCTGGTGTACACATAAACCTGCGACTACCAATAGTGTCGTATAATGTGTGTGCTTGTGTGGCCTTCAGTTTTGCATGAAGGTCATCAAGGAAGCTTGTTACTcccctagtgtcaaaaaacgtcttatattccgggacggaggtagtagttaatcAGCTCAAATATGTAACTATTTGTGCGATTAGCAGTGCTTGCTTGTTATTCTACATTCTACATGCATTTGGCACTTTCTAGTGTTTATATATCAAGTCTGTGTGCACTAGAGGGCCGCTTTTCATTAGTGGGATTAACTCTTTTCTATCTACTCGATCCGTCCGATTTACTTGTCGCAGAAGTGAATATaagtggatgtatctagaattaaaatacatttTGATACAACAATTTTCGCAACAAGTAATTTCAGACGAAGGGAGTATTAGATTATTTTGGTCGGTTGTCttgctttgtttttattttatcTGGGTTGGTTTAAGTTTTGATTATGTTATGACAATGTTTATTGTTTGTATAGTGTGCTAGCCTGCTGTTGAGACAATATCTGTTCTGAGAGGAGAGTGAAATTGTTTGGTGCATGGTTGTAGTGTCTTTACATGTTTTGGTCTCGGCGTCTGTCGATGGAGTTGTGTGATTCCCTTAAGAGCTCGTACTCCACGCTGAAACCATGGAATTGCTACCAAGGTTTCAAATTTCGAAAACAAGAAAATTTCACTCACACTAAAATTTCATAATTTTTAAAATTTAGTTCAGACAAATCAACAATTTTTTATTTAATTTGGAATCAAAACAACGGGGTACTCTCTCTATTTttgtactccgcatataagatttgtcttaagtcaaacttcATATAGTTCAaagtttatatgaaaaaatatctacattcacaacaccaaatcaaTACCGTTGGATGCATcatagaactaatttgtatgttgtACACCTTTAGTATTTGAGATGTTTATATATTTTTAATATAAgtttggtcaaattttatgaagctCGACTTAGGATAAAACTAGTATGCAGATGAAAAAATAGCGGAGGGAGTATTAACATTGTAGCAACAACTGCACGGCATAAAAATATCAATAGCACACACGTGGGTTTCAAACAGTAGACCTATTCAAGGGGAGCAGTGCAGCCTACCAATGGGTTAGACGAGGGGTTGTTTATTAATTAGCTAGGATTCCaccttatttatataaaataatttaaaataCAGAAATATTTCAAACGAAACAGTTCTTATTTTTTTGCTCACACACGAAATTTGGTCAAATTTTTCCTTGATTGCTCCTATATAATGCTCATATGGGCCATCCCATTAAGCTCTTGCTCGCTCAGCTTGGCTCCCTTCTCCGCTC
The sequence above is a segment of the Triticum dicoccoides isolate Atlit2015 ecotype Zavitan chromosome 1A, WEW_v2.0, whole genome shotgun sequence genome. Coding sequences within it:
- the LOC119355636 gene encoding transcription repressor OFP8-like, whose translation is MASTRARRSDGRQFGVGGRWRRVAVVDTGCRCRPRRQRLASFLWPSTKPPVTRSSSSSHPSSLFPSSASTASSASARVYKHQQEPYGATAKASPPVATKKVGSNPAKKRREKMAAAAAEEEEVGVAVEKESSDPRGDFRDSMVRMVVEMGLCDSDGLRSMLRRLLALNAPPHHATILAAFAEVCAQLASESSAPPPPAYQYTSDE